Proteins found in one Hirundo rustica isolate bHirRus1 chromosome Z, bHirRus1.pri.v3, whole genome shotgun sequence genomic segment:
- the PLK2 gene encoding serine/threonine-protein kinase PLK2 gives MELLRTIAHPPGGGGAKCCEAAAGRAAGSESRRKKAEEQPHQHGHPAAEVSRIITDPTTGKRYCRGKVLGKGGFAKCYEMTDLTTNKVYAAKIIPHSRVAKPHQREKIDKEIELHRMLNHRHIVQFYHYFEDRENIYILLEYCSRRSMAHILKARKVLTEPEVRYYLRQIVSGLKYLHEQEILHRDLKLGNFFINENMELKLGDFGLAARLEPLEHRRRTICGTPNYLSPEVLNKQGHGCESDIWALGCVMYTMLLGRPPFETTNLKETYRCIREARYSLPSSLLAPAKHLIASMLSKNPEDRPSLDEIIRHEFFLQGFTPERLSASCCHTVPDFHLSSPAKNFFKKAAAALFGGKKDKARYFDTHNRLAKEDEEIYKLRHDLKKTSITQQAPKHKTDEEIQPLITTVVKSGALPETKQIGDSIRMIVRGTLGSCSSSSECLEDSTMGSVADTVARVLRGCLENMPEADSNPKEQLTASFQWVTKWVDYSNKYGFGYQLSDHTVGVLFNNGAHMSLLPDKKTVHYYAELGQCSVFSATEAPEQFISQVTVLKYFSHYMEENLMDGGDLPSLTDVRRPRLYLLQWLKSDKALMMLFNDGTFQVNFYHDHTKVIICNQSEEYLLTYINEDRISTTFRLTTLLVSGCSLELKHRMEYALNMLLQRCN, from the exons ATGGAGCTGCTACGGACTATCGCCCACCCACCGGGCGGCGGCGGTGCCAAGTGCtgcgaggcggcggcgggcagAGCCGCCGGCAGCGAGTCGCGCAGGaaaaaggcagaggagcagccgCACCAGCACGGCCACCCCGCGGCCGAGGTCTCCCGGATTATAACCGACCCCACGACGGGGAAGCGCTACTGCCGCGGCAAGGTGCTCGGAAAG GGTGGATTTGCCAAGTGTTACGAGATGACAGATTTGACAACGAATAAAGTTTATGCTGCGAAAATCATTCCTCACAGCAGAGTGGCAAAACCTCATCAAAGGGAGAAG ATTGATAAAGAGATTGAGCTGCACAGAATGCTTAATCATAGACACATTGTGCAGTTTTACCACTACTTTGAAGACAGAGAGAATATTTACATTCTTCTGGAATACTGCAGTAGAAGG tcAATGGCTCACATCTTAAAAGCAAGGAAGGTATTGACAGAACCAGAAGTACGATACTACCTCAGGCAAATTGTGTCAGGGCTAAAGTATCTTCATGAACAGGAAATCTTACACAGGGATCTTAAACTAG GTAACTTCTTCATCAATGAGAACATGGAACTGAAGCTGGGTGACTTTGGCTTGGCAGCTAGGCTGGAACCACTGGAGCACAGGAGGAG aacaaTATGCGGCACACCAAATTACCTCTCTCCAGAAGTCCTCAATAAACAAGGGCATGGCTGTGAATCTGATATATGGGCCTTAGGCTGTGTAAT GTATACGATGCTGTTGGGAAGACCCCCATTTGAGACTACAAATCTTAAAGAAACCTACAGATGTATAAGGGAAGCAAGATACAGCCTGCCTTCATCTCTCTTGGCACCTGCAAAACACTTAATAGCTAGCATGTTATCAAAAAACCCTGAAGATCGGCCCAGTTTAGATGAAATAATTCGACATGAATTCTTCTTACAG GGCTTTACACCTGAAAGACTTTCTGCAAGCTGTTGTCACACGGTCCCTGATTTCCATTTGTCAAGTCCTGCTAAAAATTTTTtcaaaaaagcagctgctgctctctttgGGGGCAAAAAGGATAAGGCCAGATACTTCGACACGCATA ACAGACTAGctaaagaagatgaagaaatctACAAGCTTAGACATGATTTGAAGAAGACATCGATAACCCAGCAGGCCCCCAAACACAAGACAGATGAG GAGATTCAGCCTCTTATCACGACAGTGGTGAAGTCAGGAGCATTGCCAGAAACTAAGCAGATTGGAGACTCCATTCGGATGATAGTCAGAGGAACTTTGGGAAGCTGCAGCAGTAGCAGTGAAT GTTTGGAAGACAGTACCATGGGAAGCGTTGCCGATACAGTTGCAAGAGTATTGAGAGGATGTCTGGAGAACATGCCAGAAGCAGACAGCAATCCCAAAGAACAGCTGACAGCATCCTTCCAGTGGGTTACAAAATGGGTGGACTACTCCAACAAGTATGGCTTTGGGTACCAGCTGTCAGATCACACTGTTGGGGTCCTCTTCAACAATGGGGCACATATGAGCCTTCTGCCAGACAAAAA gaCAGTGCACTACTATGCTGAGCTAGGCCAATGCTCTGTCTTCTCAGCCACAGAGGCTCCTGAACAGTTCATTAGCCAAGTAACTGTACTGAAGTATTTCTCTCACTATATGGAGGAGAACCTCATGGAT GGAGGAGACTTGCCCAGCCTAACAGATGTACGCAGGCCCAGGCTTTACCTCTTACAGTGGCTCAAATCTGATAAAGCATTAATGATGCTCTTCAATGATGGCACGTTTCAA GTGAACTTCTACCATGATCACACAAAAGTCATAATTTGCAATCAGAGTGAGGAATATCTCCTTACCTACATAAATGAAGACAGGATATCCACAACGTTTCGTCTGACAACTCTTCTGGTTTCTGGATGTTCATTGGAACTAAAACACAGAATGGAATATGCTCTGAACATGCTGCTGCAGCGATGTAACTGA